Proteins from a single region of Acinonyx jubatus isolate Ajub_Pintada_27869175 chromosome D3, VMU_Ajub_asm_v1.0, whole genome shotgun sequence:
- the LOC113602335 gene encoding translation initiation factor IF-2-like, producing the protein MGGRRVGGGEERGGGGGKAGWGPGTAGPEEAEEGQGRAFYPPPRQRREEGLQVGRSAGCKPRRPCGEGQQNAARPGYPRSPGCGTRSPRAPEAARLRSAGLRRRLVRAAASPLADAQPPPHAAPGPGAPRRPREPSAGEGGVPASGERAPTPAPATASCPPGRKGGNRSNITAARPGSGAPAGAAPPLRPRTPGVERPGDSRCGQSRGPEEEEAGRRRSRVWIAGGGGPERAGKRRKTGTGGRTRTPLRAPRSGSKLQAALPGHRRKPGGPHPPSLLPSPETPRLLIGWRRTARSNLPPPCAATWAAAASCVTAAPASPGTPRCSGLRDWS; encoded by the exons ATGGGAGGCCGGAGAGTCGGGGGAGgagaggagcgggggggggggggaggcaaggcGGGATGGGGGCCGGGGACAGCAGGACCTGAAGAGGCCGAGGAAGGGCAAGGACGTGCGTTTTATCCACCCCCCCGGCAGCGGCGGGAGGAGGGGCTGCAGGTGGGGAGAAGCGCGGGCTGCAAGCCGCGGCGCCCCTGCGGAGAGGGACAGCAAAATGCAGCACGCCCGGGCTACCCGCGTTCGCCGGGGTGCGGGACGCGAAGCCCCCGCGCTCCGGAGGCTGCCCGCCTGCGCTCGGCAGGCCTGCGCCGCCGCCTCGTCCGGGCCGCGGCGTCTC CGCTCGCGGACGCGCAGCCACCTCCTCATGCCGCGCCGGGCCCCGGCGCCCCGCGGCGGCCGCGGGAGCCGAGCGCAGGCGAGGGCGGCGTCCCGGCTAGCGGCGAGCGCGCTCCAACCCCGGCTCCTGCCACCGCCAGCTGCCCGCCCGGCCGCAAGGGCGGCAACCGCAGCAACATTACCGCCGCCCGCCCGGGGTCAGGCGCCCCCGCCGGCGCCGCCCCCCCACTCCGCCCCCGGACACCAGGCGTAGAGCGACCGGGAGACTCGCGCTGCGGGCAGAGCCGGGGGCCCGAAGAGGAGGAGGCCGGCCGCCGTCGGAGCCGCGTCTGGATCGCAGGAGGGGGCGGGCCCGAAAGGGCGGGGAAGAGGCGGAAAACCGGGACCGGCGGGCGCACCCGGACACCCCTGCGGGCTCCGCGCTCGGGCTCGAAACTGCAGGCGGCGCTGCCCGGGCACCGGAGGAAACCTGGaggcccccacccaccctctctcctcccttcgcCCGAAACACCGCGCCTCCTGATTGGCTGGCGCCGCACCGCGCGGAGCAACCTGCCCCCACCTTGCGCCGCGACCTGGGCCGCCGCTGCCTCCTGCGTCACGGCGGCCCCCGCGAGCCCGGGGACCCCGCGCTGCTCCGGGCTGAGGGACTGGTCTTGA